One Micromonospora sp. WMMD812 genomic window carries:
- a CDS encoding DUF6596 domain-containing protein yields MTDERAAGTRASVEAVFREERGRLLAALAHRFGDLDLAEDVASEAIEAALIHWPVDGVPTRPGAWLLTTARRRAVDRLRRDQTYAARLAILAAEADRAGPGAPADTDGGLPDERLRLFFTCAHPALPAADRGALTLRYLAGLTTPEVARAFLVPTATMAQRLVRAKKKIREARIPFRVPEPDELPARLPGVLQAVYSIFTEGYAASAGPHLQRLDLAEEAIRLARILRRLLPAEREVAGLLGLMLLVHARRDARIGPAGELVLLDAQDRDRWDRAMIEEGRSLVLTALTGGPPGPYGVQAAIAALHDEAPDAASTDWPQVVALYDVLVALTPSPVVALNRAAAVAMRDGPAAGLALLDELAGEPQLRGYAPYPAARADLLHRLGRRPEAAAAYREALDLAGTEPERAHLRRRLAEIEPAGRSAAAGD; encoded by the coding sequence GTGACGGACGAGCGGGCGGCCGGCACCCGCGCCTCGGTCGAGGCGGTGTTCCGCGAGGAACGCGGCCGGCTGCTCGCCGCCCTCGCTCACCGCTTCGGCGACCTCGACCTGGCCGAGGACGTCGCCTCCGAGGCGATCGAGGCGGCGCTGATCCACTGGCCCGTCGACGGCGTACCGACCCGGCCCGGCGCCTGGCTGCTCACCACGGCCCGGCGTCGGGCCGTGGACCGGCTCCGGCGCGACCAGACGTACGCCGCCCGGCTCGCCATCCTCGCCGCGGAGGCCGACCGGGCCGGGCCGGGCGCGCCGGCGGACACCGACGGCGGCCTGCCCGACGAACGGCTGCGGCTCTTCTTCACCTGCGCCCACCCGGCACTGCCGGCGGCGGACCGCGGGGCGCTGACCCTGCGGTACCTCGCCGGGCTGACCACGCCCGAGGTCGCCCGGGCGTTCCTCGTGCCGACCGCGACGATGGCCCAGCGGCTGGTCCGGGCGAAGAAGAAGATCCGCGAGGCCCGCATCCCGTTCCGGGTTCCCGAGCCGGACGAGCTGCCCGCGCGCCTGCCCGGTGTGCTCCAGGCGGTCTACTCGATCTTCACCGAGGGGTACGCGGCCAGCGCCGGCCCGCACCTCCAGCGGCTCGACCTCGCCGAGGAGGCGATCCGGCTGGCCCGGATCCTGCGCCGGCTGCTCCCCGCCGAGCGGGAGGTGGCCGGGCTGCTCGGGTTGATGCTGCTGGTCCATGCCCGGCGGGACGCCCGGATCGGCCCGGCCGGCGAGCTGGTGCTGCTCGACGCGCAGGACCGCGACCGCTGGGACCGCGCGATGATCGAGGAGGGGCGGTCCCTGGTGCTGACCGCGCTGACCGGCGGCCCACCCGGCCCGTACGGGGTGCAGGCGGCCATCGCCGCCCTGCACGACGAGGCGCCCGACGCGGCGTCCACCGACTGGCCGCAGGTGGTGGCGCTCTACGACGTACTGGTCGCGCTGACGCCGTCGCCGGTGGTGGCGCTGAACCGGGCCGCGGCGGTGGCGATGCGCGACGGCCCGGCGGCCGGCTTGGCCCTGCTCGACGAGTTGGCCGGCGAGCCGCAGCTGCGCGGGTACGCCCCGTACCCGGCCGCCCGGGCGGACCTGCTGCACCGGCTCGGTCGCCGGCCCGAGGCGGCGGCGGCCTACCGGGAGGCCCTCGACCTGGCCGGCACCGAGCCGGAGCGGGCGCACCTGCGCCGCCGGCTCGCCGAGATCGAACCGGCCGGCCGGAGCGCCGCCGCAGGCGACTGA
- a CDS encoding alpha/beta hydrolase: MDPRIKGFDYQRVTVDEGVALAVAVGGSGPPVVLLHGFPQTHLMWRHVAADLAADHTVICPDLRGYGASDKPADTDGTRYAKRTMANDVVALARALGHERFALAGHDRGALVAVRAGLDHPDAVTHLAALDVLPTLDMWDVLHGTTAAVGFHLYLMAQPPGLPEQLIGASADAFFGHFLDAWTRDPEAIPAEVRAAYLAASRAAVTSIVADYRATAGIDVVHDRADREAGNRLRMPVTVLQQDWGAALGYDAAALWRAWTPDLAHRTVTSGHFMAEEAPAEVVAELRALLAR, from the coding sequence GTGGACCCCAGGATCAAGGGTTTCGACTACCAGCGCGTCACGGTCGACGAGGGCGTGGCCCTGGCGGTGGCCGTCGGCGGCTCCGGTCCGCCGGTCGTGCTCCTGCACGGTTTCCCGCAGACCCACCTCATGTGGCGGCACGTGGCCGCCGACCTCGCGGCGGACCACACCGTGATCTGCCCCGACCTGCGCGGTTACGGCGCCAGCGACAAGCCCGCCGACACCGACGGCACCCGGTACGCCAAGCGGACCATGGCCAACGATGTCGTCGCGCTCGCCCGGGCGCTCGGGCACGAGCGATTCGCCCTCGCCGGTCACGACCGCGGCGCCCTGGTCGCCGTCCGGGCCGGCCTCGACCACCCGGACGCGGTGACCCACCTGGCCGCGCTCGACGTGCTGCCCACCCTCGACATGTGGGACGTCCTGCACGGCACGACCGCCGCGGTCGGCTTCCACCTGTACCTGATGGCCCAGCCGCCCGGCCTGCCCGAGCAGCTCATCGGCGCGAGCGCGGACGCGTTCTTCGGGCACTTTCTGGACGCCTGGACCCGCGACCCGGAGGCGATCCCCGCCGAGGTGCGGGCGGCGTACCTGGCGGCCTCCCGGGCCGCGGTCACCTCGATCGTCGCCGACTACCGGGCCACCGCCGGCATCGACGTCGTGCATGACCGGGCCGACCGCGAGGCCGGCAACCGGCTGCGGATGCCGGTGACCGTCCTCCAGCAGGACTGGGGCGCCGCCCTCGGCTACGACGCCGCGGCGCTCTGGCGGGCGTGGACTCCGGACCTGGCGCACCGTACGGTCACCAGCGGTCACTTCATGGCCGAGGAGGCGCCGGCGGAGGTGGTCGCCGAGCTGCGCGCGCTGCTGGCCCGGTAG
- a CDS encoding LLM class flavin-dependent oxidoreductase, with protein MTDYGHDLLFGAFVTPTAQPVRHAVDLAVVADRAGLDLVTFQDHPYQPRFHDTWTLLSYVAARTERIRLSGNVLNLPLRQPAVLARSAASLDLLSGGRFELGIGAGGFWDAIEAMGGRRLAPGQAVKALDEAIQVIREVWAADKPGGVRVDGEFYRVAGAKRGPAPAHPVNIWIGAYKPRMLRLTGRVADGWLPTLQYLQGGPADLVAMNEQIDEAAAGAGRDPASVRRLLNIGGQFAATGRSFLNGPPEQWAEDLAGVALEHGVSAFILAGDDPAVIELFANEVAPAARELVAEERARAAG; from the coding sequence ATGACCGACTACGGGCACGATCTCCTGTTCGGCGCCTTCGTCACGCCCACCGCCCAGCCCGTCCGGCACGCCGTGGACCTGGCCGTGGTGGCCGACCGGGCCGGGCTGGACCTGGTCACCTTCCAGGACCACCCGTACCAGCCCCGGTTCCACGACACCTGGACGCTGCTGAGCTACGTGGCCGCGCGTACCGAGCGGATCCGGCTCAGTGGCAACGTCCTCAACCTGCCGCTGCGGCAGCCGGCCGTGCTGGCCCGCAGCGCCGCGAGTCTCGACCTGCTCAGCGGCGGCCGGTTCGAGCTCGGCATCGGCGCGGGCGGGTTCTGGGACGCCATCGAGGCGATGGGCGGCCGGCGGCTCGCCCCCGGCCAGGCGGTCAAGGCCCTGGACGAGGCGATCCAGGTGATCCGCGAGGTCTGGGCGGCCGACAAGCCGGGCGGGGTCCGCGTCGACGGCGAGTTCTACCGGGTCGCGGGTGCGAAGCGGGGGCCGGCGCCGGCCCACCCGGTGAACATCTGGATCGGCGCGTACAAGCCGAGGATGCTGCGGCTGACCGGGCGGGTGGCCGACGGCTGGCTGCCCACCCTCCAGTACCTCCAGGGCGGGCCGGCCGACCTGGTGGCGATGAACGAGCAGATCGACGAGGCCGCCGCCGGGGCCGGGCGCGATCCCGCCTCGGTCCGCCGGCTGCTGAACATCGGCGGCCAGTTCGCCGCGACCGGCCGGTCGTTCCTCAACGGCCCGCCGGAGCAGTGGGCGGAGGACCTCGCCGGAGTCGCCCTGGAGCACGGGGTGAGCGCCTTCATCCTGGCCGGCGACGACCCGGCCGTGATCGAGCTGTTCGCCAACGAGGTCGCCCCGGCCGCCCGCGAGCTGGTCGCCGAGGAGCGGGCCCGCGCCGCCGGCTGA
- a CDS encoding MEDS domain-containing protein — protein MTSEMLPAAPYAHVCWVHDDPAPFHRQARAFLTAGLAAGERLWYVTAGPVDPVLARLSAAPALRDALARGVGEVVSLEGTYRSGAVVDGPEQVRAYAAATDAALAAGYRGLRVVAEATPLVRTPAQRDAFARYEHLVDRYMRGRPFSAMCGYDRRELGGAAAAELACLHPTTNAVEARFQLYACAPAEDRAGLAGELDPSSGELFATALERADLRPVDGRLVLEAPHLRFVDHHTLLLLRDYGRRRAATVTLRTPRAAAARLAALLNLSGLEVEVTR, from the coding sequence GTGACCAGCGAGATGCTGCCCGCGGCGCCGTACGCACACGTCTGCTGGGTCCACGACGACCCGGCCCCGTTCCACCGGCAGGCCCGGGCGTTCCTCACCGCCGGGCTCGCCGCCGGCGAACGGCTCTGGTATGTCACCGCCGGTCCGGTCGATCCGGTCCTGGCGCGGCTCTCCGCCGCGCCGGCGCTGCGCGACGCGCTGGCCCGGGGAGTCGGCGAGGTGGTGTCACTGGAGGGGACCTACCGCTCCGGCGCCGTCGTGGACGGCCCGGAGCAGGTGCGGGCGTACGCGGCCGCCACCGACGCCGCCCTGGCCGCCGGCTACCGCGGGCTGCGGGTGGTCGCCGAGGCCACACCGCTGGTCCGCACTCCGGCCCAGCGGGACGCGTTCGCCCGCTACGAACACCTGGTCGACCGCTACATGCGCGGCCGGCCCTTCTCCGCGATGTGCGGCTACGACCGGCGCGAGCTGGGTGGCGCGGCGGCCGCGGAGTTGGCCTGCCTGCACCCGACGACGAACGCCGTCGAGGCACGGTTCCAGCTGTACGCGTGCGCACCGGCCGAGGACCGCGCCGGGCTCGCCGGCGAGCTGGACCCGAGCAGCGGTGAGTTGTTCGCCACCGCGCTGGAGCGGGCCGACCTGCGGCCGGTCGACGGCCGGCTGGTGCTGGAGGCGCCGCACCTGCGCTTCGTGGACCACCACACGCTGCTGCTGCTGCGCGACTACGGCCGGCGCCGGGCCGCCACCGTGACGCTCCGCACCCCGCGCGCCGCCGCCGCCCGCCTGGCGGCGCTCCTCAACCTGTCCGGGCTCGAGGTCGAGGTGACCCGATGA
- a CDS encoding glycoside hydrolase family 15 protein, translated as MTEPPIDSYAFLSDTHTTALVGPDGAVEWFCVPHAEGDAVFARLLDRRMGGAFALSVAGCPTPVRRYLSDALVLESRYRAPTGTAVGQDFLAVRPGDPERPIRAEKLLVRRVTVERGTVRLAVRVQPRPGYGAETAEWTAVDGRWRARGVPLDVWSTLPLVDDGGALRGEIQLPEGTTATVLVGYGDRSGSPAPEELLDHTRRTWRDWSARSDYAGFGADAVRHSALVLRGLSFDETGALLAAATTSLPEEIGGMRNWDYRFTWHRDAALLLLALFRLGHAEEGRRYLRFLLDVCAAAGDTLAPLVGIHGATTDERELPHLSGYADSAPVRIANEAAEQVQFDTYGHVLDAAHAYQELTGELTADQWRMLCRHVDAMAYRWREPDHGVWEIRGPRRHYVNSKVMTWVCLDRGIRLADLLGDRGAPVRRWREARDALHAEVCDRGYDPELRTFVMAYGSRDLDASLLRIPVVGFLPGDDPRVVGTVDRIRERLGVEPGLVRRYVVDDGLPGEEGAFLLCCFELVSALALGGRRDEARRIFDRLRGYAGPLGLYPEQLAADGTALGNHPQAFTHLALIEAALNLDAGTDRDALHSWTERHAPDPHRRPTEPAFARPPAAGAG; from the coding sequence ATGACCGAACCCCCCATCGACTCGTACGCCTTCCTCTCCGACACGCACACCACGGCGCTGGTCGGCCCCGACGGCGCCGTCGAGTGGTTCTGCGTGCCGCACGCCGAGGGCGACGCGGTGTTCGCGCGCCTGCTCGACCGGCGGATGGGCGGCGCGTTCGCGCTCTCCGTGGCGGGCTGCCCGACGCCGGTCCGCCGCTACCTGTCCGACGCCCTGGTGCTGGAGAGCCGGTACCGCGCGCCCACCGGCACGGCGGTCGGGCAGGACTTCCTGGCCGTCCGTCCCGGCGACCCCGAGCGGCCGATCCGGGCCGAGAAGCTGCTGGTCCGGCGGGTGACGGTCGAGCGCGGCACGGTGCGGCTGGCCGTCCGGGTGCAGCCGCGACCCGGCTACGGCGCCGAGACCGCCGAGTGGACGGCGGTCGACGGTCGATGGCGAGCCCGCGGCGTCCCGCTCGACGTGTGGTCCACGCTGCCGCTCGTCGACGACGGTGGCGCCCTGCGCGGCGAGATCCAGCTGCCCGAAGGGACGACGGCCACGGTGCTCGTCGGCTACGGGGACCGGTCGGGGTCGCCGGCGCCCGAGGAACTGCTGGACCACACCCGCCGCACCTGGCGGGACTGGTCGGCCCGCAGCGACTACGCCGGCTTCGGGGCGGACGCCGTCCGGCACAGCGCGCTGGTGCTGCGCGGCCTCTCCTTCGACGAGACCGGCGCGCTGCTCGCCGCCGCGACCACGTCCCTGCCGGAGGAGATCGGCGGGATGCGGAACTGGGACTACCGGTTCACCTGGCACCGGGACGCCGCGCTGCTGCTGCTCGCCCTGTTCCGGCTCGGCCACGCCGAGGAGGGCCGGCGCTACCTGCGCTTCCTGCTCGACGTCTGCGCCGCGGCGGGGGACACGCTGGCGCCGCTGGTCGGCATCCACGGCGCGACGACGGACGAGCGGGAGCTTCCGCACCTGTCCGGGTACGCCGACTCGGCACCGGTCCGGATCGCCAACGAGGCCGCCGAGCAGGTGCAGTTCGACACGTACGGGCACGTGCTGGACGCCGCGCACGCGTACCAGGAGCTCACCGGCGAGCTGACCGCCGACCAGTGGCGGATGCTGTGCCGGCACGTCGACGCCATGGCCTACCGGTGGCGGGAACCGGACCACGGGGTCTGGGAGATCCGCGGGCCGCGGCGACACTACGTCAACAGCAAGGTGATGACGTGGGTCTGCCTCGACCGGGGCATCCGCCTCGCCGACCTGCTCGGCGACCGCGGTGCGCCGGTGCGGCGGTGGCGGGAGGCCCGCGACGCCCTGCACGCCGAGGTCTGCGACCGCGGCTACGACCCGGAGCTACGCACCTTCGTGATGGCGTACGGGTCCCGCGACCTGGACGCCTCGCTGCTGCGCATTCCCGTGGTCGGCTTCCTGCCCGGCGACGATCCACGGGTCGTCGGCACCGTCGACCGGATTCGTGAACGGCTCGGCGTCGAGCCCGGTCTGGTCCGGCGCTACGTGGTGGACGACGGGCTGCCGGGCGAGGAGGGCGCGTTCCTGCTCTGCTGCTTCGAACTCGTCTCCGCGCTGGCGCTGGGCGGCCGTCGGGACGAGGCGCGACGGATCTTCGACCGGCTCCGCGGGTACGCCGGTCCGCTCGGTCTCTACCCCGAGCAGCTCGCCGCCGACGGCACGGCCCTCGGCAACCACCCGCAGGCGTTCACCCACCTCGCGCTGATCGAGGCGGCCCTCAACCTGGACGCCGGAACCGACCGGGACGCCCTGCACTCCTGGACCGAACGGCACGCGCCCGACCCGCACCGGCGGCCTACGGAACCGGCATTCGCCCGCCCGCCCGCCGCCGGAGCCGGCTAG
- a CDS encoding helix-turn-helix domain-containing protein has product MGESGDRLDEREDHVWRTFRRMRDQLALALNQHLQQDAGISEADFQVLAALTDAPDHAMRARTLRTELQWEKSRLAHQIRRMEQRGLVARHECVEDGRAAMVRLTDAGLARGRAAAQAHAALVRELFFHPLAPAQVDALHEAAAVVLARLQQTCPAEAP; this is encoded by the coding sequence ATGGGCGAATCCGGTGACCGGCTCGACGAACGCGAGGACCACGTCTGGCGGACCTTCCGCCGGATGCGGGACCAGCTCGCGCTCGCCCTGAACCAGCACCTCCAGCAGGACGCGGGCATCTCCGAGGCCGACTTCCAGGTGCTCGCCGCGCTCACCGACGCCCCCGACCACGCCATGCGGGCCCGGACGCTGCGCACCGAACTGCAGTGGGAGAAGAGCCGGCTCGCCCACCAGATCCGCCGAATGGAGCAGCGCGGCCTGGTCGCCCGGCACGAGTGCGTGGAGGACGGCCGGGCGGCGATGGTCCGGCTCACCGACGCCGGCCTGGCCCGTGGCCGGGCCGCCGCGCAGGCCCACGCCGCCCTGGTCCGCGAGCTGTTCTTCCACCCGCTCGCCCCGGCGCAGGTCGACGCCCTGCACGAGGCCGCCGCCGTCGTGCTGGCGCGCCTCCAGCAGACCTGCCCGGCCGAGGCGCCGTGA
- a CDS encoding YciI family protein, whose amino-acid sequence MKYMLLIYSGSKDAPDPCTVEDWMAYDKEVQEAGILVGGHSLADLTTATTVQVGPTGERTVTDGPFAETREVLGGYYVIDVPDLDVALNWAARCPGSRGNGAVEVRPVAEF is encoded by the coding sequence ATGAAGTACATGCTGCTCATCTACAGCGGTTCCAAGGACGCGCCGGACCCGTGCACTGTCGAGGACTGGATGGCCTACGACAAGGAGGTCCAGGAGGCGGGGATCCTCGTCGGCGGCCACTCGTTGGCGGATCTGACCACCGCCACCACCGTTCAGGTCGGCCCGACCGGTGAGCGGACGGTCACCGACGGCCCGTTCGCGGAGACCCGGGAGGTGCTCGGCGGCTACTACGTCATCGACGTGCCGGACCTCGACGTCGCCCTGAACTGGGCCGCCCGCTGCCCGGGTTCCCGGGGCAACGGGGCGGTCGAGGTGCGGCCGGTCGCCGAGTTCTAG
- a CDS encoding anti-sigma factor RsbA family regulatory protein encodes MRTGAAAGHHGYYHEAVCYDSDDELLAVVLPFLRGGIEAGEPTFVALGERTGGLVRAVLPAGSGVEFLPGGDVYARPTAAIRAYRELLAAQVAAGAGQIRIIGELPRVALGATFDWWARYESAINHAYDDFPLWSMCAYDSRTTPPGVLHEVARTHPRFATPDGRHLPSPAYTEPTTYLCEHPAAPPDPLQATPPLVELTDPTAAEARAAVHAIDQGVLPPDDVDDLVVAVSETVTNALRHGRPPVRLRIWAGTDRIVVTVRDGGAGPKDPFAGLLPSGTGATGGLGLWITYQSCNHVTLHRDPAGGFTLRLTAGNPH; translated from the coding sequence ATGAGGACGGGAGCCGCCGCCGGGCACCACGGCTACTACCACGAGGCCGTGTGCTACGACTCGGACGACGAACTGCTCGCGGTCGTGCTGCCGTTCCTGCGCGGCGGCATCGAGGCCGGTGAACCGACGTTCGTGGCGCTCGGTGAGCGCACCGGCGGGCTGGTCCGGGCCGTGCTGCCCGCCGGATCGGGTGTGGAGTTTCTGCCCGGCGGCGACGTCTACGCCCGACCCACCGCCGCGATCCGCGCCTACCGGGAGCTGCTCGCCGCCCAGGTGGCGGCCGGCGCCGGTCAGATCCGGATCATCGGTGAACTGCCCCGGGTCGCGCTCGGCGCGACGTTCGACTGGTGGGCCCGGTACGAGTCGGCGATCAACCACGCGTACGACGACTTCCCGCTGTGGAGCATGTGCGCGTACGACAGCCGGACCACCCCACCGGGGGTGCTGCACGAGGTCGCCCGCACCCACCCGCGGTTCGCCACCCCGGACGGCCGGCACCTGCCCAGCCCGGCGTACACCGAACCGACGACGTACCTGTGCGAACACCCGGCGGCGCCACCCGACCCGCTGCAGGCCACGCCGCCGCTCGTCGAGCTGACCGATCCCACGGCGGCGGAGGCCCGCGCCGCGGTGCACGCCATCGACCAGGGCGTCCTGCCGCCCGACGACGTGGACGACCTGGTCGTCGCGGTCAGCGAGACGGTCACCAACGCGCTGCGGCACGGCCGACCCCCGGTCCGGCTGCGCATCTGGGCCGGCACCGACCGGATCGTGGTGACCGTGCGCGACGGCGGCGCCGGCCCGAAGGACCCGTTCGCCGGGCTGCTCCCCTCCGGCACCGGCGCCACCGGCGGCCTCGGCCTCTGGATCACCTACCAGTCGTGCAACCACGTGACCCTGCACCGGGACCCCGCGGGCGGCTTCACGCTCCGGCTCACCGCCGGAAACCCGCACTGA
- a CDS encoding four-helix bundle copper-binding protein produces MASVTMSMLETYPKSINLDRAKLAAVIDTINACAQACTACADACLSEDMVVELTKCVRSDLDCADICTTTARVLSRHTGYDANVTRSMLEACAIACRSCGDECARHADRHPHCRVCAEACRDCERACQDLLAAIG; encoded by the coding sequence ATGGCGAGCGTGACGATGTCGATGCTGGAGACGTACCCGAAGTCGATCAACCTGGACCGGGCGAAGCTCGCCGCGGTGATCGACACGATCAACGCGTGCGCCCAGGCCTGCACGGCGTGCGCGGACGCCTGCCTGAGCGAGGACATGGTGGTCGAGCTGACGAAGTGCGTCCGCTCGGACCTGGACTGCGCGGACATCTGCACCACGACCGCGCGGGTGCTGTCCCGGCACACCGGCTACGACGCCAACGTCACCCGGAGCATGCTGGAGGCGTGCGCCATCGCCTGCCGGTCGTGCGGTGACGAGTGCGCCCGGCACGCCGACAGGCACCCGCACTGCCGGGTCTGCGCGGAGGCCTGCCGCGACTGCGAGCGGGCCTGCCAGGATCTGCTGGCCGCGATCGGCTGA
- a CDS encoding LLM class flavin-dependent oxidoreductase, translated as MSGTYRHRLEFGTFVTPVNATPDAPVALARRSEELGYDLVTFQDHPYQPAFLDTWTLLSWVAGKTERIHLAANVLNLPLRSPAVLARSAASLDLLSDGRLDLALGAGAFWPAIEAMGGRRRSPGEAVDALAEAIDVIRALLDAGEPTPVRYAGEHYRLDGAQPGPLPAHHIPIWLGAYRPRMLRLVGAKADGWLPTLGPIGPGDLRAGNETIDEAAREAGRDPAEIRRLLNISGRFAPTRRGLLDGPAESWVEDLLPLVVEDGIGTLILMTDDPDTMERFAHEVAPALREAVDRQLPEPLPTTARRSVTVRAKRRPGIAYDQVPASLADTAVEPGDVGYPRVKSTYLRGGAPGLVLRPRTPAEVADALAFAREHRHLPLGVRSGGHGISGRSTNDGGIVISLARMNDIEVLDESTRRVRIGPGARWMDVAAALEPHGWALTSGDYGGVGVGGLATAGGVGWLARKHGLTIDHLRAVELVLADGTPVRASDTENPDLFWAVRGAGANFGVVTAFEFEVDEVGPVGWAQFVLDASDPAGLLARWGAAVEAAPRDLTSALLMGPPRLGQPSVAQVMAMVDSDDPATIVAALQPVADIAPGYDQQVVITSYASVLANASEGPHHGQGEPISRTGLIEHLTPDFATAAARLLASGEVFFFHIRSVGGAVTDVDPDAMAWSHRRVNFHVSAFGRHRDRLDALWDGLLAGHLRGTYLSFETDQRPERLAEAFPPRTLARLRTLKERYDPDGLFRDNFAITPDSASRTTS; from the coding sequence GTGTCCGGTACCTATCGCCACCGCCTCGAGTTCGGCACGTTCGTCACGCCGGTGAACGCGACCCCCGATGCTCCGGTGGCCCTCGCCCGGCGGAGCGAGGAACTCGGCTACGACCTGGTCACCTTCCAGGACCATCCGTACCAGCCGGCGTTCCTGGACACCTGGACGCTGCTGTCCTGGGTCGCCGGGAAGACCGAGCGGATCCACCTGGCCGCGAACGTGCTCAACCTCCCGCTGCGGTCCCCGGCGGTGCTGGCGCGCTCCGCCGCCAGCCTGGACCTGCTCTCCGACGGGCGTCTGGACCTCGCCCTCGGCGCCGGCGCGTTCTGGCCGGCGATCGAGGCGATGGGCGGCCGGCGGCGGAGTCCCGGCGAGGCGGTCGACGCGCTCGCCGAGGCGATCGACGTCATCCGCGCCCTGCTCGACGCCGGCGAGCCCACGCCGGTGCGCTACGCCGGCGAGCACTACCGGCTCGACGGCGCGCAGCCCGGCCCGCTGCCGGCCCACCACATCCCGATCTGGCTCGGCGCGTACCGGCCGCGCATGCTGCGACTGGTCGGTGCGAAGGCCGACGGCTGGCTGCCGACGCTCGGCCCGATCGGCCCCGGAGACCTCCGCGCCGGCAACGAGACCATCGACGAGGCGGCCCGGGAGGCGGGCCGCGACCCGGCGGAGATCCGGCGGCTGCTCAACATCTCCGGGCGGTTCGCGCCCACCCGCCGGGGCCTCCTGGACGGCCCGGCCGAGAGCTGGGTCGAGGACCTGCTGCCCCTGGTCGTCGAGGACGGCATCGGCACCCTCATCCTGATGACGGACGACCCCGACACCATGGAGCGGTTCGCGCACGAGGTGGCTCCGGCGCTGCGCGAGGCCGTCGACCGGCAGCTCCCGGAGCCGCTGCCCACCACCGCCCGGCGCAGCGTCACCGTCCGCGCGAAGCGGCGCCCCGGCATCGCGTACGACCAGGTGCCCGCCTCGCTCGCGGACACCGCCGTGGAGCCCGGCGACGTCGGCTACCCCCGGGTGAAGTCGACCTACCTGCGCGGCGGCGCGCCCGGCCTGGTCCTGCGACCCCGCACCCCGGCCGAGGTGGCCGACGCGCTCGCCTTCGCCCGGGAGCACCGGCACCTGCCGCTGGGCGTCCGCAGCGGCGGGCACGGCATCAGCGGCCGGTCCACGAACGACGGCGGGATCGTGATCAGCCTCGCCCGGATGAACGACATCGAGGTGCTCGACGAGTCGACCCGCCGGGTCCGGATCGGGCCCGGCGCGCGGTGGATGGACGTCGCCGCGGCGCTGGAACCGCACGGCTGGGCGCTCACCTCCGGCGACTACGGCGGGGTCGGCGTCGGTGGGCTGGCCACCGCCGGCGGTGTCGGCTGGCTGGCCCGCAAGCACGGGCTGACCATCGACCACCTGCGCGCGGTCGAGCTGGTCCTCGCCGACGGCACCCCCGTGCGGGCCAGCGACACCGAGAACCCGGACCTGTTCTGGGCGGTACGCGGCGCCGGCGCCAACTTCGGGGTGGTGACCGCGTTCGAGTTCGAGGTCGACGAGGTCGGTCCGGTGGGCTGGGCCCAGTTCGTCCTCGACGCCAGCGACCCGGCCGGCCTCCTGGCCCGCTGGGGCGCCGCGGTCGAGGCGGCGCCGCGCGACCTGACCAGCGCGCTCCTCATGGGCCCGCCCCGGCTGGGCCAGCCGTCGGTGGCGCAGGTGATGGCGATGGTCGACTCGGACGATCCGGCGACGATCGTCGCGGCGCTCCAGCCGGTCGCCGACATCGCACCCGGCTACGACCAGCAGGTGGTGATCACCTCGTACGCCTCGGTGCTGGCCAACGCGAGCGAAGGCCCACACCACGGCCAGGGGGAGCCGATCTCCCGCACCGGCCTGATCGAGCACCTCACGCCCGACTTCGCCACGGCCGCCGCCCGGCTGCTGGCCAGCGGCGAGGTCTTCTTCTTCCACATCCGGTCGGTCGGCGGGGCGGTCACCGACGTCGACCCCGACGCCATGGCGTGGAGCCACCGGAGAGTCAACTTCCACGTCAGCGCGTTCGGGCGGCACCGCGACCGGCTCGACGCCCTCTGGGACGGTCTGCTCGCCGGGCACCTGCGCGGCACCTACCTCAGCTTCGAGACCGACCAGCGGCCGGAACGACTGGCCGAGGCGTTCCCGCCCCGCACCCTCGCCCGGCTGCGCACCCTGAAGGAGCGGTACGACCCGGACGGCCTCTTCCGGGACAACTTCGCCATCACACCCGACTCCGCATCGAGGACGACGTCATGA